Proteins encoded together in one Lathyrus oleraceus cultivar Zhongwan6 chromosome 5, CAAS_Psat_ZW6_1.0, whole genome shotgun sequence window:
- the LOC127084414 gene encoding CBL-interacting serine/threonine-protein kinase 11, with translation MPEIEHAPEVTALFGKYELGRVVGCGAFAKVHYARNIQTGQGVAVKIINKKKLSGTGLTGNVKREITIMSRLHHPHIVRLHEVLATKTKIFVIMDFVRGGELFAKISKGRFSEDLSRRYFHQLISAVGYCHSRGIFHRDLKPENLLLDENGKLKVSDFGLSAVTDQIRPDGLLHTLCGTPAYVAPEILAKRGYDGAKVDVWSCGVVLFVLAAGYLPFNDQNLMVMYRKIYKGEFRCPRWISPDLRRFLSKLLDTNPETRITVEEMTRDPWFRKGYKEVKFHEEDYGSDHGHGVGIGCKGDGSEVLNLNAFDIISFSSGLDLSGLFGEFDGAERFVLSESPERIIEVAEEVGAAEGMGVRWKKECGVELEGLNGNFGIEIEVYRLTAEMAMVEVRRRGNDAAAFSDLWDVKLKPQLLSGGATTSYQHESEPESPVVSD, from the coding sequence ATGCCGGAGATCGAACACGCGCCGGAAGTAACCGCCCTTTTTGGAAAATACGAATTGGGAAGAGTCGTTGGATGCGGCGCGTTCGCTAAAGTTCACTACGCGCGTAATATACAAACGGGACAAGGCGTAGCGGTTAAGATTATCAACAAAAAGAAACTCTCCGGTACCGGTCTCACCGGAAACGTGAAACGTGAAATCACGATCATGAGTCGTCTTCATCACCCTCACATCGTTCGTCTCCACGAAGTTTTAGCCACCAAGACGAAAATCTTCGTCATCATGGATTTCGTTCGTGGTGGTGAGCTTTTCGCGAAGATCTCAAAGGGGAGATTCAGTGAAGATCTCAGCCGTCGGTATTTTCATCAATTAATCTCCGCCGTTGGGTATTGTCACTCGCGTGGCATTTTTCATCGTGATCTTAAACCGGAGAATCTTCTGTTGGATGAGAATGGGAAATTAAAGGTTTCGGATTTCGGGTTAAGCGCGGTTACGGATCAGATCCGACCCGATGGGTTGCTTCATACACTTTGTGGGACACCTGCTTACGTGGCACCGGAGATTCTCGCTAAGAGAGGATACGACGGGGCTAAGGTTGATGTTTGGTCGTGCGgtgttgttttgtttgttcttgCTGCTGGGTATCTTCCGTTTAATGATCAGAATTTAATGGTGATGTATCGGAAAATCTATAAAGGTGAATTCCGCTGTCCGCGATGGATTTCACCGGATCTTCGGCGGTTTTTGTCAAAGTTGCTTGATACGAACCCGGAAACCCGGATCACCGTCGAGGAAATGACCCGGGATCCGTGGTTTAGAAAAGGGTACAAGGAGGTAAAGTTTCATGAAGAGGATTATGGGTCTGATCACGGGCACGGAGTTGGAATCGGATGTAAGGGTGATGGGTCGGAGGTGTTGAATTTGAATGCTTTTGATATCATATCGTTTTCTTCTGGTTTGGATTTATCTGGGTTGTTCGGAGAATTCGATGGGGCGGAGAGGTTTGTTTTGAGTGAGTCGCCGGAGAGGATAATTGAGGTGGCGGAGGAAGTTGGAGCGGCGGAGGGAATGGGTGTGAGATGGAAGAAGGAATGTGGGGTTGAGTTGGAAGGGTTGAATGGTAATTTTGGAATTGAGATTGAGGTTTACCGGTTAACGGCGGAGATGGCGATGGTTGAGGTTAGAAGGAGAGGAAATGATGCGGCGGCGTTTAGTGATTTGTGGGATGTTAAGCTTAAGCCTCAGTTGCTTTCAGGCGGTGCAACGACGTCGTATCAGCATGAAAGTGAACCTGAATCACCGGTTGTCAGTGACTGA